Proteins encoded by one window of Aphis gossypii isolate Hap1 chromosome X, ASM2018417v2, whole genome shotgun sequence:
- the LOC126552584 gene encoding tigger transposable element-derived protein 6-like, with protein sequence MLAMLSRLSIGLDRNAPVASLAPALLIVSSIFRAFLLALIKRNALYSSLDNMRDLCIIDRNWFVAVRAKNIPVSGPIIQEKAREIAVRHGNHSFKASNGWLSSFKNKHYIAWNRVCGESNDVNIDSVNEWKLKISEYVKDYDACNIYNCDETGLFFRAIPNKTLKLKGEQCKGGKLSKERLTVLLCGNMAGDMEKSPVIGKSVKPRCFKITRHLMCL encoded by the coding sequence ATGTTGGCTATGTTGAGTAGACTATCAATAGGGCTGGACCGAAATGCTCCAGTTGCAAGTCTTGCTCCGGCGTTATTGATCGTGTCTAGCATTTTTAGGgcatttttattagcattgaTAAAGAGGAACGCATTGTATTCCAGTTTAGATAATATGAgggatttatgtataatagataGAAATTGGTTTGTAGCTGTACGAGCTAAAAATATTCCTGTTTCGGGACCAATAATACAAGAAAAGGCTCGTGAAATTGCAGTACGACATGGTAATCATTCATTTAAAGCTTCCAACGGTTGGTTatctagttttaaaaataaacattatatcgCGTGGAATCGAGTTTGTGGTGAGTCGAATGATGTAAATATTGATAGTGTAAATGAGtggaaattgaaaatatctgAATACGTAAAAGATTATGATGcatgtaatatttacaattgtgATGAGACTGGACTCTTTTTTCGTGCGATtccaaataaaacattaaaacttaaagGGGAGCAATGCAAAGGTGGAAAGTTATCTAAAGAAAGATTAACGGTGTTATTATGTGGTAATATGGCCGGAGATATGGAAAAGTCTCCAGTGATAGGAAAATCAGTTAAACCaagatgttttaaaattacccGTCATTTGATGTGCTTGTAG
- the LOC126552585 gene encoding uncharacterized protein LOC126552585, with amino-acid sequence MCNRLPDNLQIIEKIKYLSPAECFNQFSRPKFSELPIELAGHINIDAIESQWRQLGSFKYNELITDTPINNISMVKFWIHLSQITTASGDHKFDELCQFALKIISLPISNAVVERMFSIMNVTKTKIRNRMGQQMLVALIRIKIHNQVKKNCCNTFTPTANMLKEFNTKMYNSDDNPKIANLHNEENEMFYSIELLGECIENPLNCYY; translated from the exons ATGTGTAATCGATTGCcagataatttacaaataattgaaaaaattaaatacttatctcCAGCTGAATGTTTCAATCAATTTTCTAGACCAAAATTTTCTGAGCTTCCTATTGAGCTGGCTG ggCACATAAATATAGATGCTATAGAAAGTCAATGGAGACAACTTGGTTCGTTTAAATACAATGAATTGATTACTGATACacctatcaataatatatctatggtTAAGTTTTGGATACATCTAAGCCAAATTACAACAGCATCTGGAGATCATAAATTTGATGAATTGTGTCaatttgcattaaaaataatttcgttgCCAATATCAAATGCTGTAGTTGAACGGATGTTTAGTATTATGAATGttactaaaactaaaattaggAACAGGATGGGACAGCAAATGTTAGTTGCTTtgatacgtataaaaatacacaatcaagtaaaaaaaaattgttgtaacaCATTTACTCCAACAGCTAACATGTTAAAAGaattcaatacaaaaatgtacaatagtgATGATAACCCTAAAATTGCCAACCTGCATAATGaagaaaatgaaatgttttattcGATTGAATTATTAGGCGAATGTATTGAAAACCCTTTAAATTGTTACTATTGA